Genomic segment of Gemmatimonadaceae bacterium:
GAGGAGCAGGTCATCACGCCGGTGCGCGATGCGGCGGGAGAGATCAGGCATTTCATTGCCGTCAAGCAGGACATCACCGACCGCAAACGCGCCGATGCGGAAACCCGGGCCCGCGCCCAGTTGCTCATGCTGCGGGGCGCGGTCGAGGTCGCGCTGCGCTCGAACGAGTCGCTCGTCGCCGCGCTGCAGCAGTGCGCCGACGCGATCGTCGAGCATCTCTCCGCCGGCGCGGCCCGCATCTGGACTCTGGACGCCGCCGCCGGGGTGCTCGAACTCCAGGCCTGCGCGGGGCTCGCGAAGGAGGCGGATGGCGCGCGTTGCCGGGTCCCGGTCGGGCAGTCGGGAATCGGGCGCATCGTGGAGGAGCGTACCCCCTATGTGACCGACGCCGCCGTCGGCGATCCCCGAGTGGGCGACCAACCCTGGGTGGCGCGCCACGCGCTGGCGGCGTTCGCCGCCCAACCCCTGATCGCGGACGGTCGGGTGGTCGGCGTCCTGGCGCTGTTCAGCCAACAGCCGCTGTCCGCGCCCGTGGTGAACACGTTGGCATTTCTGGCCGATCGCATCGCCGGCGGCATCGACCGCCACCGGGAAGCCGACGCCCGGCGCATCGCCGAGGAGCGGATCCGCTTCGCCTTGCAAGTCGCCAACGTCGGCGTCTGGGAACTGAATCTGAGCACCGGCGCATTCCTCTGCTCCGACGAGATGTTCACGCAACTCGGGGTCGAACGGGAGGCGTTCGGCGGAACGTGGGAGGCGTTCGTCGAACTCGTCCACCCGGACGACCGCGCGATCGTGCTCGAGGCCCGGCAGCGCACCGATGCGGCTGGCGGCGAACTCTCCGTCGTTCACCGGATCGTGCGTCCCGACGGCACGGTGCGCTGGCTGCGCGGGATGGGCAGGATCATTCTTGACGGGCACGGCCATCCGGCGCGGGCCGTCGGGATCTCCCTCGATGTCACGGACCTCCATGTGCTGGAAATCCAATTCCAGCAGGCGCAGAAGATGGAAGCCGTGGGACGCCTGGCCGGGGGCGTGGCGCATGACTTCAACAATCTGCTGACCTCCATTCTCGGATACAGCGAGTTGCTGCTGGCCGATCTGGGGCCGGGCGATCCACACCGCTCGGACGTGGCCGAGATCCAGAAGGCCGGCGTGATGGCCGCGTCGCTCACCCGCCAGCTCCTCGCGTTCAGCCGCCAGGAACCCGTCGCGCGCAGCGTGCTCGATCTGAACGTCGTGGTTGGGGAGATGCAGTCGATGCTCGAACGCCTCATCGGCGAGGACATCGAGGTCGTCCTGCGCCTCAGCGACCGGCCGGTGCGCGTGAACGCTGATCGCGGACAGATGGAGCAGGTCGTCATGAACCTCGCCGTGAACGCGCGGGACGCGATGCCGGGCGGCGGCCGCTTGACGATCGCGACCGACCGGGTGGACCTCGACGACACGTATGCGGCGGCGCACGTCGCCCTGGCGCGTGGCACGTACGTGGCGCTCACCGTGATCGACAGCGGCACCGGGATGACGCCGGAAGTTCAAGCGCATCTGTTCGAGCCGTTCTTCACCACCAAGGCGGTCGGCAAGGGCACCGGACTCGGCCTCGCCACCGTCCATGGGATCGTGCAGCAGAATGGCGGGAGCATCGACGTCCACAGTGAGGTCGGTCTGGGTTCATCGTTCACGGTGTACCTCCCGCCGGCCGACGCCGAAGCGCCCGTTGCCGAAGCCGCGCCGGGCGCTCCTCGGCGGCCGTCTGCCCCTTGCACCGCCCTCGTGGTGGACGACGCGGAAGGTCTCCGCACCCTGACGCGACGGATGCTCGAACACGCGGGGTACGTCGTGCTGACGGCCTCCAGCGCGGCCGAGGCGCTGCAAATCGCGGCGGCGCATCCGGAAATTGGCGTTCTCGTTACCGATGTCGTGATGCCGGGAGCCAGCGGCCCTGAGCTGGTCGTCGAATTGCTCAAACGAACGCCGGACATGCGGGTGGTCTACATGTCCGGATACACCGACGAGGCGCTCTCGCATCGTCGCGTGTTGGAGCCCGGGATCGTACTCCTGAACAAGCCGTTCACGGCTGCACAACTGCGACGCGCGCTGCGCGACGTGCTCGGCGCGTAGCGCCCGGGCGATGTGCGTCCGCTCCCTCCCGTTCTGGCATCGGCAGCGAAACGAGCGTTCGTGATTTCCCCGACACGGGCGGCAGTTTCCCTGACTTCGCATTCTGCCGCGAGGGTCCACACTTCATTAGAAGAAAGCATTCCGCCACCCTCCCCCCGGGGGCGTTCGGCGAGCATGTGGCGGGGGCTACTCAAAGCGACGAACGCACGTGTCTCGCAATGTGATTCCGTCCCGTGACAAGGCCGCGGCGACGAAGCCAGTGGTGTGTCGGGTGCCGTCAGCATGACGGACACTCTGGCCCAGGGCCCGATGGTGAATGAGCCACCGGATGCATTGCTCGCCCAGCCCGGCAGCGCGGTGCCGGACGCGGTTCACGATGCCGCCCCCGATGCGGTGATCGTCGTGGACCGCGCCAGCGCCGCGATCCTCGCCGTCACCGACGAAACCGTCGCCCTGTTCGGCTACTCGCGTGACGCGCTGCTCGGCCAGTCGATCACGTTGCTCGTGCCCTCCGGGATGCGATCGCCGGACGCCGCGCCGGAGCCCGGCGAGGACGCGGCCCGGTTCTGCGAAACGGCCGACCACCACGTCGATGCGCGCGCCAGGCGCCAAGATGGCACCGTGTTCCCGGCCGAGATCCGCTGCACGCCGGCGGTGATGGGCGGGACCGAAGTGCTCCTGGGTACGGTACGCGACCAGACGGAGCGAGCGCGGCGAGAGGCGCGGTACGAGGCGCTGTTCCGCGCGAGCCCCGTTGCCGCGTGGGTCTGCGACGCCGCCACGGGGCGCTTCCTGCGCACCAACGACGCCGCGTCACGCAAGTACGGGTACTCGGATGACGAGTTCCTGGCGATGTCGATCGACCAATTGCGACTCCCCGATGCGGCGGGAGTGTTCGCCCCCTCGGTGCGCGCTCATGGTTCGGCGCCGCCCGTTGGCGCCGGATACTGGCATCACCGGCGGAAGGACGGGAGCATCTTCCAGGTGCAGTTGAGCGTGGAAACGATCGCGCTCGGCGGTCGGATGGCGCTTCTGGTCCAGGCCCGTGAGCCGGAACGCGACGTGGCCGTGGCCGCGGGCAGCGATCGCGAACGCCAACTGGCCGAAGCGCAGGCCCTCGCCCACGCCGGGAGTTGGGAGTGGGTGATCCCGACCAACCACGTCACCTGGTCCGACGAGCTGTACAGGATCTCCGGGGTTCCGCTGAGATCGCCGGTCACGGTGCAGTCGTTCACGGACCTCGTGCATCCCGACGATCGGGCGCTGGTGAATCGCTCGATCCAGGATGGGATCGCAGCGAGGCGGACCTCCTTCGATTCCGAATTCCGCCTCGTCCGTGCCGATGGGAACGTGCGCTACGTGGTCAGCCGGTACAGCGTGGAATTCACGCCCGAGGGCCAGCCGCTGCGCATGGCGGGCACAACCCTCGACGTCACCGACCGGCACGACGCGGAGCAGGCACTGGCGGAGAGCGAACGCTGGCATCGCTCTCTGATCGAGAATTCGACGGACCTCGTGACCGTCGTCGATGCCGAAGGCGTGATCGCCTACATCAGCCCGTCCGCGCACCGGTTGCTGGGCTACGACCCGGGCGATCTGATCGGCAAGAATGCGTTCGACTTCGTTCATCCGGCCGACGTGGCCGTCGTGGCGAACGTCATGCGCGCGGGGCTCATGTCGCCCGGCACCATCCATGGGGCCGACTACCGCTTCCGCCACCGGGAGGGCCAGTGGCGGACGCTGGAGTCCATGGGGCAGGCGCTGATCGACGGGCATGGCACCGTGACGATCGTGGTCAATTCGCGCGACGTCACCGATCGCAAGGCCATCGAGGAGCGCCAGCAGGCGCTGATGATCGAGTTGAGCGCGGCCAGGCGGGTCGCGGAATCGGCGACCCAGGCCAAGAGCGACTTCCTGGCGAACATGAGTCACGAGATCCGCACGCCGATGAACGCGATTCTCGGGCTCACCGAACTGCTCCTCGACACCGACGTCACGACCGACCAGCGCCGGCACCTCCAGATGGTGAGCGACTCGGGTGAGGTGTTGCTTACGCTGCTCAACGACATTCTCGACCTGTCGAAGATCGAAGCGTCCCACATCGAACTCGAGGAGATCGTGTTCGATCTCCCGACGCTCGTGCACGCCACCGCCAGCCTGTTCGCGGTGTCCGCGCTCGAGCGACAGCTCGAGTTGCTGGTGGACGTCGCGCCGGACGTGCCCCGCTACCTGCGCGGCGATCCAACTCGGCTGCGCCAGGTGCTCACCAACCTGATCGGCAATGCCGTCAAGTTCACGCCCAAGGGCGAGGTCGAGGTGACGGCGCGCGTTTCGGGCATGAACGCCACGGGGGCCATGGTGCGGTTCGCGGTCCGCGACACGGGCATCGGCATTCCGGCGGACAAGCTCGACACCATCTTCAAGGAGTTCAGCCAGCTCGATGCGTCCACCACGCGCCGCTACGGCGGCACGGGGCTGGGGCTGACGATCGCCAAGCGCCTCGTGCGGCTCATGGGTGGCGACATCACGGTCACGAGCCACGTGGGTCGTGGCAGTGAATTCAGCTTCACCGTCCCATTGCCGGTCGAGACCGGGCCGGCGCCGTACACGGTGGCCGCGCCGGTCCGGTTGGCCGGCTCGCGCGTGCTCGTGGTGGACGACAACGACACCAACCGGCGCATCGTGCGCGAGATCCTGGCGCCGGCCGGAGCGACGATCGACGAGGCCGCCAACGCGGCGACCGCCCTGGTGGTGCTCGAACGCGCGCTGGCCGACGGGCGCCCCTTCCCGGTGGCGCTCCTCGATTCGCAGATGCCCGACCACGACGGATGGACCCTCGCCGCGGACATTCGCCGGCATCCGGGGTTGGCGCCCACGCATCTGCTGATGCTCACGTCGGCCGGCGACAAGGGCGACGCCGCAAGGTGTCGCGCGCTGGGCATCGAGGGCTATCTCGTCAAGCCGGTATCGCGCAGCGAACTGGTCGAGGCGGTGGGGATGATCCTCGCCGGCAACGGAACGGCGGGCGCGGTGGTGACGCGCCACGTCATGACCGAAGCCAGAGCACGTCTTCGTATCCTGCTGGCCGAGGACAACGTGGTCAATCAGGAAGTCGCCGCTGAGATGTTGCGCAAACGCGGCCACGACATCACGGTCGTGGACAACGGCCTCAACGCCGTGGCCGCGGTGGAGAGCGGCAAGTTCGACGTCGTGCTGATGGACATCCACATGCCGGAGATGGATGGGCTGGCCGCCACGGCCGCGATCCGTAAACTCCCGGGCTTCCACGACCTCCCCATCATCGCGCTCACCGCCGACGCGTTGGCCGGCGAGCGAGACCGATGCCTCGCGGCCGGCATGAGCGAGTACCTCGCCAAACCGTTCAAGTCGCACGACCTGTTCGCGGTCGTCGAACGATGGGGTCCACCACCCACGGCGCCAGGGCAGCCGCCCGAGCGCACCGGAGGAACCGTGACACACGTCGCAACATCCGTCGTCCCGACCGACAACCCGCCGCCCGTGGACGTGGAGCAGTTCCGGACCTCGATGCGGGAGGCGGGCGCCGAAGGCGCGGTCGAGAGGATTCTCGATACCTTCGCTGCCGACGCTCCCAAACGACAGGCGGCGCTTCTGGCGGCATTCGAGTCCCGCGATGCGGCGGAGATCCGGAATGCGGCGCATGCGTACAAGTCCGCGGCCGGCACCATCGGCGCACACGCCATCGCCGCCCTCATGCTCAGCATCGAGGCGGCCGGCAAGGAGGGGCGCATCGACGACGCACGGGCGCTGTCCGCGGAGTCGCAGCACCTGACCGATGCGGTGGTGTCGTACTTGCGCGGGCGCCGCGACGGAGAACCGTCGCATGCTTGAGGCCCCTCCCCGCGGCCATTGGCTGCTCGACGTCCTTCGCCCCGATCCGGTGGGCGGATTCCAGGACCCGGAGATCAAACCAAAGGCGTCGCTGGTGGATGCCTGGCGCCTCGCGGCCAAAGCCGCCGGCATCACGCAGGCCGAACTCGCCGCGCGCGTGGCGGCCCATTATCACCTCCGGGTAGCCAACTTCGCGACGGCGGAACAGCACGCCGTGGCGCTCGTTCCGGAGAAGCTGGCGCGGGCGCGGCTGATCTTTCCGCTGCGTGAGACCAATCGCGAACTCGTCGCGGCGGTGGCGAATCCCGGCGACATGGAGGCCGAGCAGCTGATCGACTTCGCGACCGGCCGCTCCACGGTGTTCGAGGTCGCGCCCCCGAGCCAGATCCTGGAGGCGCTCGATGCGCGGTACGCACCCGACCGCGCCGTGGAGCGGCTGCTCGATCGGGTCGGCGTCGAGATGGCGTCGGCGGTGAGTGTCGTGAACGAGGTCGAGCCGGAATCGGTGATCGCGCGCGAGGCCGAGGCGGCCCCCATCGTCAAGTTGACGAATATGATCCTCGGCGATGCCGTGCGCGCCCGGGCCAGCGACATACACCTCGAACCGGCCGGCGAGGGCGGACGCGTGCGGTTCCGCGTGGACGGCGTGCTGCAACCCTACACGCGCGTTGCCATGCCGATCCTGAACCGCGTGGTGTCGTGCCTCAAGATCATGGGCAAGATGGACATCGCCGACCGCCTCCGCCCCCAGGACGGCCGGGCCCGTATCCGCGTGGACGACCAGCCGATCGACCTGCGCCTCTCGACCGTCCCCACCCGGGAGTCCGAGAAAGCCGTGGTGCGGCTGCTGGACCCCCGCAACGCGCGGCGCATCGAGGACCTCTCGCTCTCCACCGCGGAAGTGGCGCCGCTGCGCGCGCTCATCGGACACCGCGACGGCATCGTGCTCGTCACCGGCCCCACCGGATCCGGCAAGACGACGCTGCTCTATGCCGCGCTGCGCGAGATGCCGGCCGGCGAACTTAACGTCATGACGGTCGAGGACCCCATCGAGTACGAACTCCCGGGGTTGACCCAGATCCAGGTGGCACCCAAGCAGGACGTGACGTTCGCCAACGCGCTGCGCTCCATTCTGCGCCAGGACCCGGATGTCATCTTCATCGGCGAGATCCGCGACGAGGAGACGGCGGCCATCGCCGTGCAGGCGAGCCTCACCGGACACCTCGTGCTGGCGTCGCTCCACACGAACGACGCCGTCGGCGCCATCAGCCGGTTCGCGGACCTCGGCGTGGAGCGCGGCGAGATCGCGAGCACCTTCCGCGGCGCCACGGCCCAGCGGCTCGTGCGCCGGGTCTGCCCCAAGTGCGTCCAGCCGATCGCCGGCCCGCTCACCGAGATCGAAGCCAGCCTGGCCGTGCGGTACGGCGCCGAGCCGGTGGTGCGGACCGTGGGCTGTGTCTGGTGCGCGCAGACGGGCTTCTATGGGCGGATCCCCCTCCTGGAGATTCTCCTCGCCAGCCCGGCTCTGGAATTGGGAATCCTCGAGGGGGCGACTGCGTCACAGTTGCAGCGAATCGCCGTGGCCTCGGGCATGCGCCCGCTCCACGACGCGGCGCTGGAACGGGTGCGCAATGGCGAGACCACGTTGGAGGAGATCGACCGCGAACTCGGGGAATCGGACGCCGCCCCCGTGGCGCCGGCCGGTCCTCCGCTGGTGCTCGTGGTCGAGGACGACGCCGTGGCGCGCGGCGTGGCCACGGCGCTGCTCGAGGGCAATGGGTTCCGCGTGATCGAAGCGGCCGACGGCATCGAAGCGCTCGAACAGATCCAGGCGCAGCACGACATCGCGTTGGTCGTGCTGGACCTCGCCATGCCGCGGATGTCGGGTGACGAGGTGTTGCGCAAGCTCCGCGCGTCGGTGCCGACCAGTGAGCTTCCGGTGCTGGTGCTCACCGGCGCCACCGAGAAGCAGACCGAGGTCGAGATGATGGAAGCGGGGGCCAACGACTACGTGCGCAAGCCGCTCGATCCCCGACTGTTCATCGCGCGAGTCAAAGCGGCATTGCGCCGGGCCGACCGCTAGCGCCGGCGCAGCGCGAGGCTGTGCCCCAGGCCCGCGGGCAGTATTCGCCAAGACTCATACCGAGGCCTGGCGCCGACAAGAGCGCTGGGCTGACCGCGCGACGAAGGGGAGGCCGCGCAACACGCGCTTCAGCAACTGCCTGGACGCGGATGAGGCGGAGTGAACGGATCACAACCGATACCGCAAGAGCCTTCGGGACTGCGGTGGCGAGTTCACGATGGCACGCCGGGCTCGTCTCGGCGTCTCCGCTGCCGAAGCCCCATGCATTTGCAGTTGCAGTATCCGCTTTCATCCGGTCGATCCGCCGAATCCGACTCCCGGCAGTTGCGGAGCTTCGCACCGATCTGGCGCCCGTGCGGCCCACCGCCGGACGGTTTGCGGGTAGCGCCGGCCAGCCGTATGTTCGTCAGGCTGTCCACCCACTCCGGAGGCGAATATGCGTTCCCTCACCTGCGCCGTTGCCGTAGTCCTTCTCGCAGGATGCGCCAAGGAAAAGCCCGCCACACAATCCGCTCCCCCGCCGCCTCCACCCGCGCCTGCCGCCATCAATCTCGCCGACGTTGCGGGCAACTGGACGTTCAAGGTCATGCCGGCCACCGGTGACAGCGTGCTGCTCACGTACACGCTGCACGCTACCGCCGCGGACACCGGGTGGACGATCACGTTCTCCGGCCGGAAGCCAATGGCGATCCAGGTGGCGACGATGGGCGACAGCATCACGATGACCGCGCCCGCGTACGAGAGCATGCTCCGGAAGGGCACCAAGGTCTCCACCCAGGGGGTGTTGCACCTTGAGAACGGCATGTTCATGGGAACCAACACGGCGCACTACGTCACCACCAAGGCCGATTCGGTGGTGCACCTCAGGATGGAAGGCACCAAGACGCCGTAATTCCGCGACCATTCGCGCGAAAGGATCAGCCCGGCTCCATGGTGGAGCCGGGCTGATCGCATTTCAGGACCGCCTCCGGTCAGAACCCGCTCGGCGCCTTGCCCACGAAGATCGGGGTCGGGAGTGCGTCGAAGTGCTGCCCGTGGAGGATGGCCTGGCCGGCCGGCGAGAGCAGAAAGCGGATGAACCGCTGCGCCGCCATGGCGTGCGGGGCGTGCGTGCCCGCGGATATGGCGAACAGGATCGGGGCCCCGCGGACGGTGATCGTATCGCCGGGATGCTTCCCCACCACGCGCGTGGACACCAGCGCGTAGTTGGCCGAATCGGCCGGGTTGCCCAGATCGATCGCGTCGGGGAGCTTCACGAAGCGCAATCCGTCATTCTCGGCGAGGTTCTCGTACGTCCAGATGTAGTCCAGCTGGTGCGTCTGCAGCAGCGCCACCTGTTCCGCCTCGCGCGGCCGAACGTTGCGCTCCGATGCCGCCTCGAGCAGCCGCCGCGCCAGGCCCGGCTCCTTATAGAAGCGCTCGGCAAGCTGGAAGGTGAGCAGCGTGCGATATCCCGAGGGATCGGTATTCGGGTCGGCGCGCCCGATCTCCACGCCGGGCCGCAGAATCACGCTACGCCAGTTCTCGGCCGTGATCTCCCGGGCGCCGGCGGAGCGATCGGTGTACGCGAGCACCATGCGGTTGCGGCCGAACAGCGCATACCACGCCGTGAATCGCGGCATGAGGAGCGTCGGGAACACCTCGGGATCGGCGAGCACGATCACGTCCGGGTGCTGGCCGAGTTCGGTCACGCGGCGCGCAATCTCGAGGCTCGCACCGGGTTCCAGCGCGTACTTGAGGCCGGTGTGGGCGGAGAAGCTGTCGAGCACCGCCCGCAGGGGCCGCGTGACCGACGCCGCGTTCATGACGAGCATCGGCCCCGCGCTGTCCTGCGCGGTGGACGCCGGCCGGATGGGCGCCGGGGTGGACGCGCGTGTGGACACCCCGATGACGAACGCGAAGCTGGCGAGCGCGAGCAGGCGGTGCATGGCGACTCCGAGCGTGATATCCTGGTGAATATATCGCTGGGCCAACGGGGCGCCGGCCGGACGTAGTCCTTCCGGGGCATGCGCGCTCCTTCATTCGCCGGATATACCGCGCGGAAGATTCAGTGTACACTCCCATTGAGCCCCGCCACCGCCGGCAACGAGTAATCCCGCCGGCGTGTCGAGCGTGAATACCGGGGCTACTCGAAGGAGGACGATATGGGCAAGATCGCCAAGAAGCTCACGCCGCGCGGCAAGTCCGCGGCCCGGAAGGCGTATGACAAGGTCGAGACCAACGTGATGGCCGCCGTGGGTCGGAGCGCGGTCAAGCGTCAGGCCAAGCGCGTGAAGACCGTGGCCACGGCCGCGGGCAAGTCGGCACTGATCGCCGGAGGCCTCGCGGCGGCAGGTGTCGTGGTGGCCGAGATCAGGAATCGGCGCAAGCCGGCCTGAACAATGGTGTACACATCGTGGGGGATATCCGTATG
This window contains:
- a CDS encoding PAS domain S-box protein; amino-acid sequence: MTDTLAQGPMVNEPPDALLAQPGSAVPDAVHDAAPDAVIVVDRASAAILAVTDETVALFGYSRDALLGQSITLLVPSGMRSPDAAPEPGEDAARFCETADHHVDARARRQDGTVFPAEIRCTPAVMGGTEVLLGTVRDQTERARREARYEALFRASPVAAWVCDAATGRFLRTNDAASRKYGYSDDEFLAMSIDQLRLPDAAGVFAPSVRAHGSAPPVGAGYWHHRRKDGSIFQVQLSVETIALGGRMALLVQAREPERDVAVAAGSDRERQLAEAQALAHAGSWEWVIPTNHVTWSDELYRISGVPLRSPVTVQSFTDLVHPDDRALVNRSIQDGIAARRTSFDSEFRLVRADGNVRYVVSRYSVEFTPEGQPLRMAGTTLDVTDRHDAEQALAESERWHRSLIENSTDLVTVVDAEGVIAYISPSAHRLLGYDPGDLIGKNAFDFVHPADVAVVANVMRAGLMSPGTIHGADYRFRHREGQWRTLESMGQALIDGHGTVTIVVNSRDVTDRKAIEERQQALMIELSAARRVAESATQAKSDFLANMSHEIRTPMNAILGLTELLLDTDVTTDQRRHLQMVSDSGEVLLTLLNDILDLSKIEASHIELEEIVFDLPTLVHATASLFAVSALERQLELLVDVAPDVPRYLRGDPTRLRQVLTNLIGNAVKFTPKGEVEVTARVSGMNATGAMVRFAVRDTGIGIPADKLDTIFKEFSQLDASTTRRYGGTGLGLTIAKRLVRLMGGDITVTSHVGRGSEFSFTVPLPVETGPAPYTVAAPVRLAGSRVLVVDDNDTNRRIVREILAPAGATIDEAANAATALVVLERALADGRPFPVALLDSQMPDHDGWTLAADIRRHPGLAPTHLLMLTSAGDKGDAARCRALGIEGYLVKPVSRSELVEAVGMILAGNGTAGAVVTRHVMTEARARLRILLAEDNVVNQEVAAEMLRKRGHDITVVDNGLNAVAAVESGKFDVVLMDIHMPEMDGLAATAAIRKLPGFHDLPIIALTADALAGERDRCLAAGMSEYLAKPFKSHDLFAVVERWGPPPTAPGQPPERTGGTVTHVATSVVPTDNPPPVDVEQFRTSMREAGAEGAVERILDTFAADAPKRQAALLAAFESRDAAEIRNAAHAYKSAAGTIGAHAIAALMLSIEAAGKEGRIDDARALSAESQHLTDAVVSYLRGRRDGEPSHA
- a CDS encoding ATPase, T2SS/T4P/T4SS family, with translation MLEAPPRGHWLLDVLRPDPVGGFQDPEIKPKASLVDAWRLAAKAAGITQAELAARVAAHYHLRVANFATAEQHAVALVPEKLARARLIFPLRETNRELVAAVANPGDMEAEQLIDFATGRSTVFEVAPPSQILEALDARYAPDRAVERLLDRVGVEMASAVSVVNEVEPESVIAREAEAAPIVKLTNMILGDAVRARASDIHLEPAGEGGRVRFRVDGVLQPYTRVAMPILNRVVSCLKIMGKMDIADRLRPQDGRARIRVDDQPIDLRLSTVPTRESEKAVVRLLDPRNARRIEDLSLSTAEVAPLRALIGHRDGIVLVTGPTGSGKTTLLYAALREMPAGELNVMTVEDPIEYELPGLTQIQVAPKQDVTFANALRSILRQDPDVIFIGEIRDEETAAIAVQASLTGHLVLASLHTNDAVGAISRFADLGVERGEIASTFRGATAQRLVRRVCPKCVQPIAGPLTEIEASLAVRYGAEPVVRTVGCVWCAQTGFYGRIPLLEILLASPALELGILEGATASQLQRIAVASGMRPLHDAALERVRNGETTLEEIDRELGESDAAPVAPAGPPLVLVVEDDAVARGVATALLEGNGFRVIEAADGIEALEQIQAQHDIALVVLDLAMPRMSGDEVLRKLRASVPTSELPVLVLTGATEKQTEVEMMEAGANDYVRKPLDPRLFIARVKAALRRADR
- a CDS encoding PAS domain S-box protein gives rise to the protein RESLQASETRYRRLFEAAQDGILILDAGSGEIVAVNPFLANLLGYPPQDLVGRKLWDVGAFRNVLPSPIAFKDWQENACVRYDGLPLETAAGQTIAVEFVRTAYQVDREKVIQCNVRDISDRKRVEEKVRLQNMALEAAANAIVITDRDGLIEWVNPAFSTLTGYSADEALGRNPRDLVKSGRQDPAFYQRLWETIVAGRVWRGELINRRKDGTVYTEEQVITPVRDAAGEIRHFIAVKQDITDRKRADAETRARAQLLMLRGAVEVALRSNESLVAALQQCADAIVEHLSAGAARIWTLDAAAGVLELQACAGLAKEADGARCRVPVGQSGIGRIVEERTPYVTDAAVGDPRVGDQPWVARHALAAFAAQPLIADGRVVGVLALFSQQPLSAPVVNTLAFLADRIAGGIDRHREADARRIAEERIRFALQVANVGVWELNLSTGAFLCSDEMFTQLGVEREAFGGTWEAFVELVHPDDRAIVLEARQRTDAAGGELSVVHRIVRPDGTVRWLRGMGRIILDGHGHPARAVGISLDVTDLHVLEIQFQQAQKMEAVGRLAGGVAHDFNNLLTSILGYSELLLADLGPGDPHRSDVAEIQKAGVMAASLTRQLLAFSRQEPVARSVLDLNVVVGEMQSMLERLIGEDIEVVLRLSDRPVRVNADRGQMEQVVMNLAVNARDAMPGGGRLTIATDRVDLDDTYAAAHVALARGTYVALTVIDSGTGMTPEVQAHLFEPFFTTKAVGKGTGLGLATVHGIVQQNGGSIDVHSEVGLGSSFTVYLPPADAEAPVAEAAPGAPRRPSAPCTALVVDDAEGLRTLTRRMLEHAGYVVLTASSAAEALQIAAAHPEIGVLVTDVVMPGASGPELVVELLKRTPDMRVVYMSGYTDEALSHRRVLEPGIVLLNKPFTAAQLRRALRDVLGA
- a CDS encoding extracellular solute-binding protein; this encodes MHRLLALASFAFVIGVSTRASTPAPIRPASTAQDSAGPMLVMNAASVTRPLRAVLDSFSAHTGLKYALEPGASLEIARRVTELGQHPDVIVLADPEVFPTLLMPRFTAWYALFGRNRMVLAYTDRSAGAREITAENWRSVILRPGVEIGRADPNTDPSGYRTLLTFQLAERFYKEPGLARRLLEAASERNVRPREAEQVALLQTHQLDYIWTYENLAENDGLRFVKLPDAIDLGNPADSANYALVSTRVVGKHPGDTITVRGAPILFAISAGTHAPHAMAAQRFIRFLLSPAGQAILHGQHFDALPTPIFVGKAPSGF